The following coding sequences lie in one Myxococcus xanthus genomic window:
- the uvrA gene encoding excinuclease ABC subunit UvrA, whose translation MHKTHLVGARTHNLKDLSVDLSEGEFVCVTGVSGAGKSSLALDTLYAEGQRRFVESFSPYARQFLERLERPPMDALEPVAAGVAVDRRAPVKSSRSTVATLADVEPYLSALFTREAVPVCGTCGVEAVRTDARVAAAAAIREHTDAQAILTFPLRIPDTAAFLDARARLLKDGYHRLMVQGEVKELESLRPAEATDPAGIARVVVDRVKLTNAQLSRVTQALEDAWNRADGEAHLFVPGQSVPQRLRRGLVCPKCAREFEAARPGLFSYQSPVGACAACRGFGRTIGIDWGKVIPNPELSLSQGAIRPWSGQSTTWERGMLQRWCKARGIPWDKPWGLLTPEQRESVLEGEGDYDEGRAYPGVRAWFRWMEGRTYKMHVRVLLARYRAYTLCESCGGGRLNAQARAYRVGGLDLPSWHHLELTDALARLDALRTTTGQGELARRELAGRLRYLQRVGLGYLTLDRPARTLSGGEAQRVSLTAALGTSLTGALFVLDEPTVGLHPGDVPPLTEAIAELAERGNIALVIEHDPLVIRSAHRVLELGPGAGKQGGRLVFDGTPEALAKKQDLPTGRLLAGVDEVTRTPRSRTGALVIRGAREHNLKDLTVEVPLGVLCAVTGPSGSGKSTLMDEVLYRHLARRLGVKDVEAPGAVDAVEGMEAVTAITLVDQSPLGRTSRGNAATYTKAWDRLRERFASEPDAEVRGLTAAHFSFNVDKGRCEACSGEGYETVEMQFLADVALLCAVCRGRRFKEEVLAVRHQGFSVAQVLEMTVDEVLQHFGGDAALKRTLGPVARLGLGYLPLGQPLSTLSGGEAQRLKLARALASEAQGTLFLIDEPSAGLHAEDVRHVITALNALVDFGASVLVVDHDVAVMKASDWVIDLGPVGGRDGGRLVAEGTPEDVARGKGATAQALRGEREPLGRAVKLRKPGKGEVPAIEVEHAREHNLHDVSCRIPLGKMTVVTGPSGSGKSSLVFDVVFAEGQRRFLETLSPYARQFLPSMPRPDVERISSLPPSVALEQRTSRAGATSTVATVTEVAHYLRLLFAKLGEPHCPNDDSPITSMSPDVLFAQLTAMKGEGTLLAPAVRSRKGTYLDIFAAAARAGISRAIVDGKLASTDDPPRLAKTREHDIDLVMYEGKLSKLDRDVFEKALGWGQGAVKVDAGKGETLLSTERTCPKCGTAVPELDPRWFSFNTKQGRCESCEGTGVQGGAEAMAEGEVAPCRTCGGSRLAPVPRGVRLEGARYHEVVQQSVASTLTRVRGWKFKGDRALLGEPSRQELLRRMEFLERVGLGYLSLDRNAATLSGGEMQRLRLSAQLGAGLTGAMYVLDEPTIGLHPRDTHRLLDNLRALVATGSTVLVVEHDSDTIRAADHLLDLGPTGGRGGGHILAEGPPDVVLESDSPTARALKESQVRPPSGRGEAKQWIELKGARANNLKRVDLRLPVGRLNVVSGVSGSGKSTLIRQVLYPALREKLDRVTAKPGPFTSLHGAEAVKRVLSVDQSPIGRTPRSVPATFLGIWDELRRVFAATPEAKIKGFTPTRFSFNSASGGRCTACDGQGAISHEMSFLPDVVTPCEACNGARFDAATLEVRYHGLTIGDVLRLSADEAKEVFKALPRVAAPLECLADLGVGYLQLGQGSNTLSGGEAQRLKLAAELTASARHEPTLYVLDEPTTGLHLGDVEKLITFMGRLVDRGDTLVVIEHHPSVIGAADHVVELGPDGGEAGGHIVAEGTPREVAKQKTPTGRVLKSLFSGEDTRSRAAARRA comes from the coding sequence ATGCACAAGACTCACCTCGTTGGCGCGCGCACGCACAACCTGAAGGACCTGTCGGTCGACCTCTCGGAAGGAGAGTTCGTCTGTGTCACTGGCGTCTCTGGCGCCGGTAAGTCGAGCCTGGCGCTCGACACCCTGTATGCCGAGGGGCAGCGGCGCTTCGTGGAGAGCTTCAGCCCGTACGCCCGGCAGTTCCTCGAGCGGCTGGAGCGGCCGCCCATGGACGCCCTGGAGCCCGTGGCCGCGGGCGTGGCAGTGGACCGGCGCGCGCCCGTGAAGAGCTCGCGCTCCACGGTGGCCACGCTGGCGGACGTGGAGCCGTACCTGTCCGCGCTCTTCACCCGTGAAGCCGTGCCCGTCTGTGGCACCTGCGGCGTGGAGGCGGTGCGGACGGACGCGCGCGTGGCGGCGGCCGCGGCCATCCGCGAGCACACGGACGCGCAGGCCATCCTCACCTTCCCGCTGCGCATCCCCGACACGGCGGCCTTCCTGGACGCGCGAGCCCGGCTGCTGAAGGACGGCTACCACCGGCTGATGGTGCAGGGCGAGGTGAAGGAGCTGGAGTCGCTCCGTCCCGCCGAGGCGACCGACCCGGCTGGAATCGCGCGCGTGGTGGTGGACCGGGTGAAGCTGACGAACGCGCAACTGTCGCGCGTGACGCAGGCCTTGGAGGACGCGTGGAACCGCGCGGACGGCGAGGCGCACCTCTTCGTCCCGGGCCAGAGTGTGCCCCAGCGGCTGCGGCGCGGGCTGGTGTGCCCCAAGTGCGCGCGGGAGTTCGAGGCCGCGCGGCCCGGCCTCTTCAGCTACCAGTCGCCGGTGGGCGCGTGCGCCGCGTGCCGTGGGTTCGGCCGCACCATTGGCATCGACTGGGGCAAGGTGATTCCCAACCCCGAGCTGAGCCTGTCCCAGGGGGCCATCCGTCCCTGGTCCGGGCAGTCCACCACGTGGGAGCGCGGCATGCTCCAGCGCTGGTGCAAGGCGCGGGGGATTCCGTGGGACAAGCCCTGGGGCCTGCTGACGCCCGAGCAGCGCGAGTCGGTGCTGGAGGGCGAGGGCGACTACGACGAGGGCCGCGCCTATCCGGGCGTGCGCGCGTGGTTCCGGTGGATGGAGGGCCGCACGTACAAGATGCACGTGCGCGTGCTGCTGGCGCGCTATCGCGCCTACACGTTGTGCGAGAGCTGTGGCGGCGGACGCCTCAACGCCCAGGCGCGTGCGTACCGCGTGGGCGGGCTGGATTTGCCGTCGTGGCACCACCTGGAGCTGACGGATGCGCTGGCGCGGCTGGACGCGCTGCGCACCACCACGGGGCAGGGTGAGCTGGCGCGGCGCGAACTGGCCGGGCGCCTGCGCTACCTCCAGCGGGTGGGCCTGGGCTACCTCACGCTGGACCGCCCCGCGCGCACGCTGTCGGGCGGCGAGGCGCAGCGCGTGTCCCTGACGGCCGCGCTGGGCACGTCCCTCACCGGCGCGCTCTTCGTGTTGGATGAGCCCACCGTGGGCCTGCACCCGGGCGACGTGCCGCCGCTGACGGAGGCCATCGCGGAGCTGGCGGAGCGGGGCAACATCGCGCTGGTCATCGAGCATGACCCGCTGGTCATCCGCTCGGCGCACCGCGTGCTGGAGCTGGGGCCCGGGGCGGGGAAGCAGGGCGGGCGGCTGGTATTCGATGGCACGCCGGAGGCGCTGGCGAAGAAGCAGGACCTGCCCACGGGGCGGCTGCTGGCCGGTGTCGACGAGGTGACGCGCACGCCGCGCTCGCGCACCGGCGCGTTGGTGATTCGGGGCGCTCGCGAACACAACCTGAAAGACCTCACGGTGGAGGTGCCCCTGGGCGTGTTGTGCGCGGTGACGGGGCCCAGCGGCTCGGGCAAGAGCACGCTGATGGACGAGGTGCTGTACCGGCACCTGGCGCGGCGGCTGGGCGTGAAGGACGTGGAGGCGCCCGGCGCGGTGGACGCGGTGGAAGGCATGGAGGCGGTGACGGCCATCACCCTGGTGGACCAGTCCCCGCTGGGGCGCACCTCGCGCGGCAACGCGGCCACGTACACCAAGGCGTGGGACCGGCTGCGCGAGCGCTTCGCCTCCGAGCCCGACGCGGAGGTGCGCGGCCTCACGGCGGCGCACTTCTCCTTCAACGTCGACAAGGGCCGCTGTGAGGCCTGCTCGGGCGAGGGCTACGAGACGGTGGAGATGCAGTTCCTCGCTGACGTGGCGCTGCTGTGCGCGGTGTGCCGTGGCCGGCGCTTCAAGGAAGAGGTGTTGGCTGTCCGCCACCAGGGCTTCAGCGTGGCCCAGGTGCTGGAGATGACGGTGGACGAAGTGCTCCAGCACTTCGGCGGCGACGCGGCGCTGAAGCGCACGCTGGGGCCGGTGGCGCGGCTGGGGTTGGGCTACCTGCCGCTGGGGCAGCCGTTGTCCACGCTGTCCGGCGGCGAGGCGCAGCGTTTGAAGCTGGCGCGGGCGCTGGCAAGTGAGGCGCAGGGGACGCTGTTCCTCATCGACGAGCCCAGCGCCGGCCTGCACGCGGAGGACGTGCGCCACGTCATCACCGCGCTGAATGCGCTCGTGGACTTCGGCGCGAGCGTGCTGGTGGTGGACCACGACGTGGCGGTGATGAAGGCCTCGGACTGGGTCATCGACCTGGGACCCGTGGGCGGCCGTGACGGTGGCCGGCTGGTCGCCGAAGGGACGCCGGAGGACGTGGCTCGCGGCAAGGGCGCCACCGCCCAGGCGCTGCGGGGCGAGCGCGAGCCGCTGGGCCGCGCGGTGAAGCTGCGCAAGCCGGGCAAGGGCGAGGTGCCCGCCATCGAGGTGGAGCACGCGCGCGAGCACAACCTCCACGACGTGTCGTGCCGCATCCCGTTGGGGAAGATGACCGTCGTCACCGGACCGAGCGGCTCGGGCAAGAGCTCGCTCGTCTTCGACGTGGTGTTCGCGGAGGGCCAGCGCCGCTTCCTGGAGACGCTGAGCCCGTACGCGCGGCAGTTCCTGCCCTCCATGCCGCGTCCGGATGTGGAGCGCATCAGCTCGCTGCCGCCGTCGGTGGCGCTGGAGCAGCGCACCTCGCGAGCGGGAGCCACCAGCACCGTGGCCACCGTCACCGAGGTGGCACACTACCTGCGCCTGCTGTTCGCCAAGCTGGGCGAGCCGCACTGCCCGAATGACGACTCGCCCATCACCTCCATGTCGCCGGACGTGCTCTTCGCGCAGCTCACGGCGATGAAGGGCGAAGGCACGTTGCTGGCGCCCGCGGTGCGTTCCCGCAAGGGCACCTATCTCGACATCTTCGCGGCGGCTGCGCGCGCGGGAATCTCGCGGGCCATCGTCGACGGGAAGCTCGCGTCCACGGATGACCCGCCGCGCCTGGCGAAGACGCGTGAGCACGACATCGACCTCGTCATGTACGAGGGCAAGCTGTCGAAGCTGGACCGCGACGTGTTCGAGAAGGCGCTGGGCTGGGGCCAGGGCGCGGTGAAGGTGGACGCTGGCAAGGGCGAGACGCTGCTGTCCACCGAGCGCACCTGCCCCAAGTGCGGCACCGCCGTGCCGGAGCTGGACCCGCGCTGGTTCTCCTTCAACACGAAGCAGGGCCGCTGCGAGTCATGCGAGGGCACCGGCGTGCAGGGCGGCGCCGAGGCGATGGCCGAGGGCGAAGTCGCGCCGTGCCGCACGTGCGGTGGCAGCCGGCTGGCCCCCGTCCCCCGGGGCGTGCGGCTGGAGGGCGCGCGCTACCACGAGGTGGTGCAGCAGTCCGTGGCGTCCACGCTGACGCGGGTGCGCGGCTGGAAGTTCAAGGGGGACCGGGCGCTCCTGGGCGAGCCGTCCCGTCAGGAGCTGCTGCGCCGCATGGAGTTCCTGGAGCGCGTGGGCCTGGGCTACCTGTCCCTGGACCGCAACGCCGCCACGCTGTCGGGCGGGGAGATGCAGCGGCTTCGCCTGTCCGCGCAGCTGGGCGCGGGTCTCACCGGCGCCATGTACGTGCTGGATGAGCCCACGATTGGCCTGCACCCGCGCGACACACACCGGCTGCTGGACAACCTTCGCGCCCTGGTGGCCACGGGCTCCACGGTGCTGGTGGTGGAGCACGACTCGGACACCATCCGCGCGGCGGACCACCTGCTGGACCTGGGGCCCACGGGCGGCCGGGGCGGCGGGCACATCCTGGCGGAGGGGCCGCCGGACGTGGTGCTGGAGAGTGATTCGCCGACCGCGCGGGCCTTGAAGGAGTCGCAGGTGCGGCCTCCCTCGGGCCGGGGCGAGGCGAAGCAGTGGATTGAGCTCAAGGGCGCGCGGGCCAACAACCTGAAGCGCGTGGACTTGCGGCTGCCGGTGGGGCGGCTCAACGTGGTGTCCGGCGTGTCGGGCTCCGGGAAGAGCACGCTGATTCGCCAGGTGCTGTACCCGGCGCTGCGCGAGAAGCTGGACCGCGTCACGGCGAAGCCCGGCCCCTTCACCTCGCTGCACGGGGCGGAGGCGGTGAAGCGCGTGCTGTCGGTGGACCAGTCCCCCATCGGCCGCACGCCGCGCTCGGTGCCGGCGACGTTCCTGGGCATCTGGGACGAGCTGCGCCGCGTGTTCGCGGCCACGCCCGAGGCGAAAATCAAGGGCTTCACGCCCACGCGCTTCTCCTTCAACTCGGCCAGTGGCGGCCGGTGCACCGCGTGCGACGGGCAGGGCGCCATCTCCCATGAGATGTCCTTCCTCCCGGACGTGGTGACGCCGTGCGAGGCCTGCAACGGCGCGCGCTTCGACGCGGCCACGCTGGAGGTGCGCTACCACGGGCTCACCATTGGCGACGTGCTGCGCCTGTCCGCCGACGAGGCCAAGGAGGTCTTCAAGGCGCTGCCCCGCGTGGCCGCGCCGCTGGAGTGCCTGGCCGACCTGGGCGTGGGCTACCTCCAACTCGGCCAGGGCTCCAACACCCTGTCCGGCGGTGAGGCCCAGCGCTTGAAGCTGGCGGCCGAGCTGACGGCCTCCGCCCGGCACGAGCCCACGCTGTACGTGCTGGACGAGCCCACCACCGGCCTGCACCTGGGCGACGTGGAGAAGCTCATCACCTTCATGGGCCGGCTGGTGGACCGCGGCGACACGTTGGTGGTCATCGAGCACCACCCGTCCGTGATTGGCGCCGCGGACCACGTGGTGGAGCTGGGGCCCGACGGTGGCGAGGCGGGAGGCCACATCGTCGCGGAGGGCACGCCTCGCGAGGTGGCGAAGCAGAAGACGCCCACCGGCCGGGTGCTCAAGTCGCTCTTTTCGGGGGAG